In one Parvibaculum sp. genomic region, the following are encoded:
- a CDS encoding lytic transglycosylase domain-containing protein yields the protein MRSAVAAGLAMLMLAAPLASPAQAEIPAVPQARIWSPEILTGADREIYRQIFAATERGRFAEADKLTAQLKDRRLIGHVLHVKYMGPHYITRYAELRDWMAAYNDHPGAADIHKLALRKRPASAALPARPAARQWRQPAHAVYAIDDEETDIRSPRFREIDSQVRRMVREGKAEAAHAWLARGNARASLRPYEYDRIMERVVASYFLEGESEKAFVLASEMLRNGMRPLPRADWYAGLAAWRMENYSAAAHHFGRLARSGGANEWTRAAGGFWAARSYLADGQPQHVAPMLELAADTGATFYGLLATRQLGRDLRIDWIEPDLDPASFRALIENAQVARAVALFQVGKRELAREELIRAHAHIDPSLDQALIALANDFKLPAVELQVANAAHLPAVKRNGGRIALNAGLFPVPDYKPSNGYKVDRALLLAFMRQESKFQPGAMSHAGARGLMQIMPATASHITQDRSLARDNRDKLLDPTFNVTLGQEYLAELMGAGEPYGNLYMLTTAYNGGPGNLSRWLESIDFKGDPFLFIESIPAAETRGYIERVLTNYWIYSDRLGTPAGSLDASAAGAWPVYGQATGSIR from the coding sequence GTGCGTTCGGCCGTCGCGGCCGGGCTCGCCATGCTGATGCTTGCCGCGCCGCTTGCAAGCCCGGCCCAGGCCGAAATACCGGCCGTGCCGCAGGCGCGCATCTGGAGCCCGGAAATCCTGACCGGCGCCGACCGCGAAATTTATCGCCAGATCTTCGCCGCCACCGAGCGCGGCCGCTTCGCGGAAGCCGACAAGCTGACCGCGCAGTTGAAAGACCGCCGCCTGATCGGCCATGTGCTGCATGTCAAATACATGGGCCCGCACTACATCACGCGCTATGCGGAACTGCGCGACTGGATGGCGGCCTATAACGATCATCCCGGCGCCGCCGACATTCACAAGCTGGCGCTGCGCAAGCGTCCGGCCTCGGCCGCGCTGCCTGCCCGCCCCGCGGCCCGTCAATGGCGGCAGCCCGCCCATGCGGTCTATGCGATCGACGACGAGGAAACCGATATCCGCTCGCCGCGCTTCCGCGAAATCGACAGTCAGGTGCGCCGCATGGTGCGCGAGGGCAAGGCGGAAGCCGCGCATGCATGGCTTGCCCGCGGCAATGCGCGCGCTTCGCTCCGGCCTTATGAATATGACCGGATCATGGAGCGCGTCGTCGCCTCCTATTTCCTCGAGGGCGAAAGCGAAAAGGCCTTCGTGCTCGCCAGCGAGATGCTGCGCAACGGCATGCGGCCGCTGCCGCGCGCCGACTGGTATGCGGGGCTCGCCGCGTGGCGGATGGAGAACTACAGCGCGGCCGCGCATCATTTCGGACGGCTGGCGCGCTCGGGCGGGGCCAATGAATGGACGCGCGCGGCCGGCGGCTTCTGGGCGGCGCGTTCGTATCTCGCCGACGGCCAGCCGCAGCATGTCGCGCCGATGCTCGAACTCGCGGCCGATACCGGCGCGACCTTTTACGGGCTGCTGGCGACGCGCCAGCTCGGCCGCGATCTCCGCATCGACTGGATCGAACCCGATCTCGATCCTGCATCCTTCCGCGCGCTGATCGAGAACGCGCAGGTGGCGCGCGCGGTTGCGCTTTTCCAGGTCGGCAAGCGCGAACTGGCGCGCGAGGAACTGATCCGCGCCCATGCCCATATCGATCCCTCGCTCGATCAGGCGCTGATCGCACTCGCCAATGACTTCAAGCTTCCGGCCGTCGAATTGCAGGTCGCCAATGCGGCGCATCTGCCGGCGGTGAAGCGTAACGGCGGACGCATCGCGCTCAATGCCGGCCTTTTTCCGGTTCCCGACTACAAGCCCTCGAACGGCTACAAGGTCGACCGTGCGCTGCTGCTCGCCTTCATGCGGCAGGAGAGCAAGTTCCAGCCCGGCGCGATGTCGCATGCCGGCGCGCGCGGCCTCATGCAGATCATGCCGGCAACCGCCAGCCACATCACGCAGGACCGTTCGCTGGCCCGCGACAATCGCGACAAGCTGCTCGACCCGACCTTCAACGTGACGCTCGGCCAGGAATATCTCGCCGAGCTGATGGGCGCGGGCGAGCCTTACGGCAATCTCTACATGCTGACGACGGCCTATAATGGCGGGCCCGGCAATCTTTCGCGCTGGCTCGAAAGCATCGACTTCAAGGGCGACCCCTTCCTCTTCATTGAGTCGATCCCGGCCGCCGAAACGCGCGGCTATATCGAGCGTGTGCTGACCAATTACTGGATCTACAGCGACCGCCTCGGCACGCCTGCCGGCTCGCTCGACGCGTCCGCCGCCGGCGCTTGGCCGGTCTATGGGCAGGCAACGGGAAGCATCCGTTAG
- a CDS encoding uracil-DNA glycosylase, with translation MNRSGSPSDPLAPDEAAALLAFYVEAGVGEALCDAPVDRYALDEAAAPAADATRADRQAAPAPVAAAPKPAPLRPPAPAALPLDDARAAESAREIASACKTLDELRAALETFEGCPLRYTAKNLVFADGNPQARLMLVGEAPGRDEDLQGLPFVGRAGQLLDRMLAAIGLDRTSVYIVNTLPWRPPGNRTPTPAEHAVCMPFVERHIELVAPEVLLLLGGVSAKQLLRTDTGITRLRGKWSTYNCGGRDIPALPTLHPAYLLRQPAQKRLAWRDLQSLKARLDAGPAG, from the coding sequence ATGAACCGGTCCGGCTCACCGTCCGATCCTCTCGCGCCCGACGAAGCGGCGGCGCTGCTTGCCTTTTATGTCGAGGCAGGCGTCGGCGAGGCATTGTGCGATGCGCCGGTCGATCGCTACGCGCTCGACGAAGCGGCCGCGCCCGCCGCCGACGCGACCCGCGCGGACAGACAAGCGGCGCCGGCGCCCGTTGCAGCCGCGCCGAAGCCCGCGCCGCTGCGCCCGCCCGCCCCCGCCGCCTTGCCGCTCGACGACGCCCGCGCTGCCGAGAGCGCGCGCGAAATTGCTTCGGCCTGCAAGACGCTCGACGAGTTGCGCGCCGCGCTCGAAACATTCGAAGGCTGCCCGTTGCGCTACACCGCGAAGAACCTCGTCTTCGCCGACGGCAATCCGCAAGCGCGCTTGATGCTGGTCGGCGAAGCGCCGGGCCGCGACGAGGATCTGCAGGGCCTGCCCTTCGTCGGACGCGCCGGGCAGTTGCTCGACCGGATGCTCGCCGCGATCGGTCTCGACCGCACGTCCGTCTATATCGTCAACACGCTGCCCTGGCGGCCGCCCGGCAACCGCACGCCGACGCCCGCCGAACATGCGGTCTGCATGCCCTTTGTCGAGCGCCACATCGAACTCGTCGCGCCGGAGGTGCTGTTGCTGCTTGGCGGCGTCTCGGCCAAGCAGTTGCTGCGCACCGACACCGGCATCACCCGGCTTCGGGGCAAGTGGTCGACATATAATTGCGGCGGGCGCGACATTCCGGCGCTGCCGACGCTGCATCCGGCCTACCTGCTGCGCCAGCCGGCACAAAAAAGGCTGGCATGGCGAGACCTTCAATCGCTGAAGGCACGGCTCGACGCGGGGCCCGCCGGTTAA
- a CDS encoding electron transfer flavoprotein-ubiquinone oxidoreductase, whose translation MSEQVEREFMEYDVVVVGGGPAGLSAAIRLRQLAAAEDFDLSVCVIEKGSEVGAHILSGAVIDPIGLDTLLPDWRELGAPVDTEVTADHFIYLGPAGGLRIPNILFPPLMNNHGNYIVSLGNVCRWLAEQAEGLGVEIYPGFAGAEVLYGEDGSVRGVVTGDMGVAKDGSHKDSYTPGIELRGKYTFFAEGVRGSLSKELIRKFKLDEGCEPQKFGIGLKELWQVDPSKHRKGLVQHTLGWPLDNSTGGGSFLYHFGENLVSVGFVVHLNYSNPYLSPFDEFQRFKHHPSIVETFEGGKRIAYGARAITEGGFQSVPKLTFPGGALIGCSAGFVNVPRIKGSHNAMLTGIMAAEAAFEAVKDGRQADELVTYTQAYEKSAVYKDLKRVRNVKPLLSRLGTFLGTGFGALDMWMNNLGLGLPFTLRHKKPDHATLKKASACKPIVYPKPDGKISFDKLSSVFISATNHEEDQPVHLTLKDPAIPIAYNLPNFDEPAQRYCPAGVYEVIRDDDGSNPRFQINAQNCVHCKTCDIKDPAQNINWVVPEGAGGPNYPNM comes from the coding sequence ATGAGCGAGCAGGTCGAACGCGAATTTATGGAATACGACGTCGTTGTCGTCGGCGGCGGCCCGGCCGGTCTGTCGGCGGCGATCAGGCTGCGCCAGCTCGCGGCGGCGGAAGATTTCGACCTGTCGGTCTGCGTGATCGAAAAGGGCTCGGAAGTCGGCGCGCATATCCTGTCGGGCGCGGTGATCGACCCGATCGGCCTCGACACGCTGCTGCCGGACTGGCGCGAGTTGGGCGCACCTGTCGACACGGAAGTGACGGCCGATCATTTCATCTATCTCGGACCGGCCGGCGGCTTGCGCATCCCGAACATTCTGTTCCCGCCGCTGATGAACAATCACGGCAACTACATTGTCAGCCTCGGCAATGTCTGCCGCTGGCTCGCCGAACAGGCCGAAGGTCTCGGCGTCGAAATCTATCCGGGTTTCGCGGGCGCCGAGGTGCTTTACGGCGAGGACGGATCGGTGCGCGGCGTCGTCACCGGCGACATGGGCGTGGCCAAGGACGGTTCGCACAAGGACAGCTACACGCCCGGCATCGAGCTGCGCGGCAAATACACCTTCTTCGCCGAAGGCGTACGCGGATCGCTGTCGAAGGAGCTGATCCGCAAATTCAAGCTCGATGAAGGCTGCGAGCCGCAGAAATTCGGCATCGGCCTGAAGGAGCTGTGGCAGGTCGATCCGTCGAAGCACCGCAAGGGCCTCGTGCAGCACACGCTGGGCTGGCCGCTCGACAATTCGACCGGCGGCGGCTCGTTCCTCTATCATTTCGGCGAGAACCTCGTTTCGGTCGGTTTCGTCGTTCACCTGAACTACAGCAATCCCTATCTCTCGCCCTTCGACGAGTTCCAGCGCTTCAAGCACCACCCCTCGATCGTCGAGACGTTCGAGGGCGGCAAGCGCATCGCCTATGGCGCGCGCGCCATCACCGAAGGCGGTTTCCAGTCGGTGCCGAAACTCACCTTCCCCGGCGGCGCGCTGATCGGCTGCTCGGCCGGTTTCGTCAACGTGCCGCGCATTAAGGGCAGCCACAACGCGATGCTGACCGGCATCATGGCCGCCGAGGCCGCCTTCGAGGCGGTGAAGGACGGGCGGCAGGCCGACGAGCTGGTGACTTACACGCAGGCGTATGAAAAGAGCGCGGTCTACAAGGACCTGAAGCGCGTCCGCAATGTGAAGCCGCTGCTCTCGCGCCTCGGCACCTTCCTCGGTACCGGCTTCGGCGCGCTCGACATGTGGATGAACAATCTCGGTCTCGGCCTGCCTTTCACGCTCCGCCACAAGAAGCCCGACCACGCGACGCTGAAGAAAGCGAGCGCCTGCAAGCCGATCGTTTATCCGAAGCCCGACGGCAAGATTTCCTTCGACAAACTTTCCTCGGTGTTCATCTCGGCCACCAATCACGAGGAAGATCAGCCGGTTCACCTGACGCTGAAGGATCCGGCGATCCCGATCGCCTACAATCTGCCGAATTTCGACGAGCCGGCGCAGCGCTATTGCCCGGCCGGCGTCTATGAAGTGATCCGCGACGACGACGGTTCCAATCCGCGCTTCCAGATCAACGCGCAAAACTGCGTTCACTGCAAAACCTGCGACATCAAGGACCCGGCGCAAAACATCAACTGGGTGGTGCCGGAGGGCGCGGGCGGGCCGAATTACCCGAATATGTGA